The Paenibacillus amylolyticus genome contains the following window.
CTGGCGATCAAAAAAATGAACATTCGTTTTGCCAGCGAAATCTATATCAATGGCAACAAGCTGCTGGAAGACGGACATGCCGTGGAGAAATCAGCGGGATACCGACCAGGTAATTCCCCGCAGATTGGCTTTTTCCCTTATCATGGCGGTGACATCGAGATTTTGATTCGGGTGGCCAATTACGATTACACGGACTCTGGCATTCCGGGGCCACTCTTTTCGGCGAACAGGCAGCCATGCTGAATAAACATCAAATCAGCACAACTGTCGAATTCGGCACGCTTGCTGTATTGGCTACCATTGCGATCATATTCCTCATCAGTTATCTGGGGTCTGCACTCTACCGAAACAGGGACGATTCCCTGCTGCTGCTTGGTCTGGTCTGTCTGCTGTATGCACTCTATAATGGCATGATCAGCGAACGTGTGTTATCCATGGTGAACGCAGAAATCTCCTTTAGCACGCTCTATAAATTAAAAGATTTCTGCTCCGTGGCATGTCTGGGTCTGTTGATCTTTTACTTCTACCGATTCAAAACAGGCATCCTGTCCGGCCTGCTTACAACAGTGATCCTGATCATGTTCGGCGCTTACTTATGCATGGTCGCGCTCCTGCCAATCTCGGTCTATGGGATTGTTGCACCATACGTCGTCGTGACGTACACGTTGATCCTGCTCTGGTTGCTATATCAATGCGCAGCACAGTTTCTATTGAGTGAGAAGGGTGAACGGCTGTCTGCTTTTCTATGGTACGCGGCTCTCTTAAGCATCACACTATATTGCCTGGACATTAACCTCTTCTCCATCTCACTTAAGGAAAATATGAACATCGGGCAGTTCTCCATTGTGCTGTTCAGCATCCTGATGCTGTTTCTGGCGGTCCTTCGATTCTTCGAGTCATATCGTACGGTACGCGCGCTCAAGGACCAGTTACTCTTGCTGGATAAAGTAAAGGATGACTTCCTGTCCAACACCTCGCATGAGCTCAAGACACCATTGAATGCGATTGTCAACATCAGTGAGAGCTTGCTTAAAGGCGCAGAAGGTCCACTTACCGACGATCAGGCGCATAACTTGGCGATTGTGACGGGAAGCGGCAGACGATTAACCTACCTGGTCGATGAATTGCTGGATTATTCGAAAATGAAACATGGCGACATCCCGCTCCACCGTTCTTCGACCGATCTGTACTCGTTTGTCGAATCGGTCATGCGGATGCACGCCTTCCTGCTGGGCGCGAAAAGGTGGAACTCGTTAATCGCATCCCGGCTCATTTCCCGCCAATCTATGCGGACGGCAACCGACTGATTCAGATTTTACATAACCTGATCGGTAATGCCGTCAAATTCACGGAACAAGGTACAGTAAGCATCGAAGCTGCCGTTGTTCATGGCAAAGCGGAAATCCGCATTATCGATACCGGCCGCGGCATTGGTACCGATAAACTGGAGCATATCTTCCTGCCATTCGAGCAGGAAGCAGATACCGGGCCAATCGTTGCGGGAGGCACGGGTCTGGGACTAAGCATTACACGCAAACTGGTCGAGCTGCATGGCGGAACCATTCATGCGGAATCGGCACCCGGCTTGGGGGCCACGTTCATCCTGACCTTTCCTCTCGCAGAGGGTAAAGGAGAGAAACGATCCAACGTGATGCCACTTACCATAGCTCCTGCTGGCCCGGGTAAACGGTTACTGCAATATGAAGAACCAACGATTGTGGAAGGACCTCTCAACGAATGGATCATCGTTGTGGACGACGATTCGGCTAATTTGCAGACCATAGTGAATCTCTTGAAACTGGAAGGATACAGTTATGCGGTTACTGCAAGTTCCCCTTCTGTACTGGAACTGCTCGACCAGCTTCCTGCCGCACATCTCGTCATTGCAGACATCATGATGCCAGACATGTCGGGTTACGAGTTGCTGGAACGAATCAGGGCGCGCTACTCTCCTTCCGAGCTGCCCGTGCTCATGCTGACGGCGAGTAACAAAGCCCATCAGTTGAAGCTTGCCTTGGAGAAAGGTGCCAATGATTTCGTAGCAAAACCATTCGAATCAGAGGAATTGCTGGCACGGATCGGCGGCTTGATCCGAATGAAAACCTCCGTCCAGGCTGCGCGGGATGCGGAAATATCCTTTTTGCGATCACAGATGAACCCGCACTTTCTGTATAACGCCCTGAATGCCATTGCGGAATTGTGTGTAGATGCGCCCAATCGGGCAGAACAATTGATTTTGCAATTATCGAGTTACTTACGACGGAGTGTGCACTTTAAACACCTTGATTCAAAAACAAGCCTGATGAACGAGCTGGAGATGATCGAAGCATACGTTGCCATTGAACAAGCTCGCTTTGGCTCAAGGCTGGAGGTCATTATCGATGTGGATGCAGACGTGGACCGGAACATGGACATTCCGCCCCTCACGTTACAACCGCTGATAGAAAACGCGATTCGTCACGGCCTGATGTCCAGCATAAATGGCGGTCGCGTCATGTTGTCCATTCGTAATCTGAGTGATACGGAAACACGTTTCACTATCGAGGACAACGGAGTTGGCATAACCAGACAACGGATGGAGGAGATTCGGCAATCCACGGACGGCAGTAACGGTGTGGGGCTATGGAATATCTCCAGCCGCTTGAATCTGCTGTATGGCAGACACCTTCAGATGGAAAGTCTGGACGGCGAGGGGACGCGGATTACATTTGATCTTCCAAACCAACGTCTGGGCACAGATGGAAACGGGGGTTATGAAACATGATAAAAGTCATCATCGTGGACGATGAGGATTTGTCGCTAAAGCGACTGAATCGTATTTTGACAGAGAGTGGAGAAGTCGAGATCGCTCATGCATTTCATGATCCGGAGGAAGCCTGTGAATATGCGGCACAGAATAGCTTTGATGCAGCATTCCTGGACATTACGATGC
Protein-coding sequences here:
- a CDS encoding histidine kinase dimerization/phospho-acceptor domain-containing protein, with the protein product MLNKHQISTTVEFGTLAVLATIAIIFLISYLGSALYRNRDDSLLLLGLVCLLYALYNGMISERVLSMVNAEISFSTLYKLKDFCSVACLGLLIFYFYRFKTGILSGLLTTVILIMFGAYLCMVALLPISVYGIVAPYVVVTYTLILLWLLYQCAAQFLLSEKGERLSAFLWYAALLSITLYCLDINLFSISLKENMNIGQFSIVLFSILMLFLAVLRFFESYRTVRALKDQLLLLDKVKDDFLSNTSHELKTPLNAIVNISESLLKGAEGPLTDDQAHNLAIVTGSGRRLTYLVDELLDYSKMKHGDIPLHRSSTDLYSFVESVMRMHAFLLGAKRWNSLIASRLISRQSMRTATD
- a CDS encoding ATP-binding protein, coding for MELVNRIPAHFPPIYADGNRLIQILHNLIGNAVKFTEQGTVSIEAAVVHGKAEIRIIDTGRGIGTDKLEHIFLPFEQEADTGPIVAGGTGLGLSITRKLVELHGGTIHAESAPGLGATFILTFPLAEGKGEKRSNVMPLTIAPAGPGKRLLQYEEPTIVEGPLNEWIIVVDDDSANLQTIVNLLKLEGYSYAVTASSPSVLELLDQLPAAHLVIADIMMPDMSGYELLERIRARYSPSELPVLMLTASNKAHQLKLALEKGANDFVAKPFESEELLARIGGLIRMKTSVQAARDAEISFLRSQMNPHFLYNALNAIAELCVDAPNRAEQLILQLSSYLRRSVHFKHLDSKTSLMNELEMIEAYVAIEQARFGSRLEVIIDVDADVDRNMDIPPLTLQPLIENAIRHGLMSSINGGRVMLSIRNLSDTETRFTIEDNGVGITRQRMEEIRQSTDGSNGVGLWNISSRLNLLYGRHLQMESLDGEGTRITFDLPNQRLGTDGNGGYET